In Geotalea uraniireducens, one genomic interval encodes:
- the rpiB gene encoding ribose 5-phosphate isomerase B: MIVVGSDHGGLELKEAIKVLLRERNVSFEDCGTDNGNSVDYPDFGIKVARKVSSGEAEKGILFCGTGIGMSIVANKFPGVRAALATDAFMAQMAKEHNNANILVLGGRVLDREIARKMVGVWLDATYEGGRHQNRLDKIAAIERELMK; the protein is encoded by the coding sequence GTGATTGTCGTCGGTAGTGACCATGGCGGGCTAGAACTGAAAGAAGCAATCAAAGTCCTCTTGCGTGAGCGCAATGTTTCTTTTGAAGATTGCGGGACTGACAACGGGAACTCCGTCGATTACCCCGATTTCGGAATAAAAGTTGCTCGCAAAGTCTCCAGCGGCGAGGCGGAAAAAGGCATTCTTTTTTGCGGGACCGGAATTGGGATGTCGATTGTTGCCAACAAATTCCCCGGTGTCCGCGCCGCGCTGGCGACAGATGCCTTCATGGCTCAGATGGCAAAGGAACACAATAACGCGAACATCCTCGTGCTCGGCGGCAGAGTTCTTGACAGGGAGATCGCACGGAAAATGGTCGGGGTCTGGCTTGACGCCACGTACGAGGGTGGAAGGCACCAGAATCGGCTGGACAAAATTGCCGCGATCGAACGGGAGCTAATGAAATAG